In Streptomyces violaceusniger Tu 4113, one DNA window encodes the following:
- a CDS encoding very short patch repair endonuclease: protein MATETPWTPPDGSWASSESRRRNMQAIRSRDTKPEKLIRRLVHAQGLRYRVSAKPLPDLRRTADMVFRPAKVAVFIDGCYWHGCPEHYVSPKTNSGYWSGKVAGNIARDRDTDQRLAEAGWTVLRFWEHESAHSCALTIAATVTKLRPRRS, encoded by the coding sequence GTGGCGACAGAGACACCTTGGACCCCGCCAGACGGCTCGTGGGCGTCATCTGAATCCAGGCGCCGGAATATGCAGGCGATCCGGAGCCGTGACACCAAGCCGGAGAAGCTCATCCGGCGACTGGTCCATGCGCAGGGTCTTCGCTACCGCGTGTCAGCCAAACCGCTCCCAGATCTTCGCCGGACGGCCGACATGGTCTTCCGTCCGGCGAAGGTCGCAGTTTTCATCGACGGCTGTTACTGGCACGGCTGCCCTGAACACTACGTGTCGCCGAAGACCAATTCCGGCTATTGGTCAGGCAAGGTAGCCGGGAACATCGCACGTGACCGGGACACCGATCAGCGCCTTGCGGAGGCCGGGTGGACAGTGCTCCGCTTCTGGGAGCATGAGTCAGCTCATAGCTGCGCACTCACGATCGCCGCTACGGTCACCAAGCTCCGACCCA
- a CDS encoding NaeI family type II restriction endonuclease, which translates to MQLAGLPGPHPGVCDDPELMLVRQHLLTLDPDGQRFAKVLRDTVDQLLDGEHTGRFDWRDLHKTEKTHAGTLVEINLQREFGFTGGQDLDYLIEGLEVDCKFSQTLYGWMIPPEALGELCLVVWADDRQSLWSAGLFRADREKLTTSGTVTKKGNRDGKFRLTKEHHALVTWLWHKEPLQENLLLHIPTETRQAILNPSANTRRNSGQARVSELFRRVQRRPVSRTVVRTLAQQKDYMKRVRYNGGARAILRPEGIVIFGDYPNHQAAAAQLKIPAPQEGEFVSTRLAQAQPRHGDRPRAFMDGQYWVVADSADPVEAAPLLPETKKASQD; encoded by the coding sequence GTGCAACTCGCTGGCCTGCCTGGCCCTCACCCAGGCGTGTGCGATGACCCGGAACTGATGCTCGTCCGGCAGCATCTGCTGACGCTCGATCCTGACGGTCAACGGTTCGCGAAAGTGCTGCGGGACACCGTCGACCAACTCCTCGACGGCGAACACACCGGCCGCTTCGACTGGCGCGATCTCCACAAGACGGAGAAGACTCACGCCGGCACGCTGGTGGAGATCAATCTGCAGCGCGAGTTCGGGTTTACCGGCGGCCAGGACCTGGACTACCTCATTGAAGGACTCGAGGTCGACTGCAAGTTTTCACAGACGCTCTACGGCTGGATGATCCCTCCCGAGGCCCTCGGAGAACTCTGTCTCGTGGTCTGGGCAGACGACCGGCAAAGCCTGTGGAGCGCAGGGCTGTTCCGTGCCGACCGGGAGAAGCTCACCACAAGCGGCACTGTCACGAAGAAGGGCAATCGCGACGGCAAGTTCAGGTTGACCAAGGAGCATCATGCTCTGGTCACGTGGCTGTGGCACAAGGAGCCGCTCCAAGAGAACCTGTTGCTTCACATCCCGACCGAGACCCGGCAAGCCATCCTCAATCCCAGCGCCAACACACGCAGGAACTCAGGTCAGGCGAGGGTCTCCGAGCTCTTCCGGCGCGTACAGAGGCGGCCCGTCAGCCGCACTGTGGTGCGCACGTTGGCACAGCAGAAGGACTACATGAAACGGGTGCGCTACAACGGTGGAGCGCGCGCCATACTCCGGCCCGAAGGCATCGTGATCTTCGGTGACTATCCCAATCACCAAGCCGCTGCTGCCCAGCTCAAGATCCCAGCCCCGCAGGAGGGGGAGTTCGTAAGTACACGCCTCGCGCAAGCTCAGCCCCGCCACGGGGACCGTCCGCGCGCCTTCATGGACGGCCAGTACTGGGTGGTCGCTGACAGCGCCGACCCGGTAGAGGCCGCACCCCTGCTCCCCGAGACGAAGAAAGCGTCGCAGGACTGA